Proteins encoded by one window of Enterobacter hormaechei subsp. xiangfangensis:
- the flgC gene encoding flagellar basal body rod protein FlgC: MALLNIFDIAGSALTAQSKRLNVAASNLANADSVTGPDGQPYRAKQVVFQVDAAPGAATGGVKVADVVESQAPDKLVYEPGNPLADASGYVKMPNVDVVGEMVNSMSASRSYQANVEVLNTVKSMMLKTLTLGQ, translated from the coding sequence ATGGCCTTGCTGAATATTTTTGATATCGCCGGTTCGGCATTAACGGCGCAGTCTAAACGACTGAACGTGGCCGCCAGTAACCTGGCCAACGCCGACAGCGTGACAGGCCCTGACGGGCAACCGTATCGCGCTAAACAGGTTGTCTTCCAGGTTGATGCTGCACCGGGTGCGGCAACGGGCGGCGTAAAAGTGGCGGACGTGGTTGAGAGCCAGGCACCCGACAAGCTGGTTTACGAGCCAGGCAACCCGCTCGCGGATGCCAGCGGCTACGTGAAAATGCCGAACGTGGATGTGGTCGGGGAGATGGTGAACTCCATGTCCGCGTCGCGCAGCTACCAGGCAAACGTCGAAGTGCTTAATACCGTGAAGAGCATGATGCTCAAAACACTCACTCTCGGCCAGTAA
- the flgD gene encoding flagellar hook assembly protein FlgD gives MSIAVNVNDPTNTGVNSTSSATGSSSLTGSNASDLQSSFLTLLVAQLKNQDPTNPMQNNELTTQLAQISTVSGIEKLNTTLGSVSGQIDNSQSLQAANLIGHGVMIPGTTILAGTSTTDGTSTTTTTPFGVELQQPADKVTATIKDASGNVVRTIEIGELKAGVHTFTWDGSLTDGTKAPNGSYQVAISASNGTTQLVAQPLQFALVQGVIKGSDGNKLDLGTSGTTTLDEVRQII, from the coding sequence ATGTCCATCGCCGTAAACGTGAATGACCCGACAAATACCGGCGTCAATAGCACCAGCAGTGCGACCGGTTCCAGCTCTCTCACCGGCAGCAATGCCTCCGATTTACAGAGCAGCTTCCTGACCCTGCTGGTGGCGCAGCTGAAAAATCAGGACCCGACCAATCCGATGCAGAACAACGAACTGACCACGCAGCTTGCGCAGATCAGTACCGTCAGCGGCATTGAGAAACTGAACACCACGCTCGGCTCGGTCTCCGGTCAAATCGATAATAGCCAGTCCTTGCAGGCCGCCAACCTGATCGGTCACGGGGTGATGATCCCGGGGACCACGATTCTGGCGGGCACCAGCACTACCGATGGCACGTCCACCACCACCACGACGCCGTTTGGCGTTGAGTTGCAGCAGCCGGCCGACAAAGTCACCGCCACAATCAAAGACGCCAGCGGCAACGTGGTGCGCACGATTGAGATTGGCGAGCTTAAAGCGGGCGTTCATACCTTTACCTGGGATGGCAGCCTGACCGACGGCACTAAAGCGCCTAACGGCTCGTATCAGGTTGCGATTAGCGCCAGCAACGGCACCACTCAGCTGGTGGCTCAGCCGCTACAGTTTGCCCTGGTTCAGGGCGTCATCAAAGGTAGCGATGGTAACAAACTGGATTTGGGTACCTCCGGTACCACCACACTCGACGAAGTTCGGCAGATTATCTAA
- the flgE gene encoding flagellar hook protein FlgE, translating to MAFSQAVSGLNAAATNLDVIGNNIANSATYGFKSGSASFADMFAGSKVGLGVKVAGITQDFTDGTTTNTGRGLDVAISQNGFFRMVDANGSVFYSRNGQFKLDENRNLVNMQGLQLTGYPVAGTPPTVQTGANPQAISIPTTLMAAKSTTTASQQINLNSTDTAPTVAFDPANPDSYNKKGTVTVFDSQGNAHNMNLFYVKNATPANSWKVYSQDGSVAGDAAKLATTLTFNASGVLTGGDDIKITTGTVPGATPATFDMSFANSMQQNTGANNIVATSQNGYKPGDLVSYQINDDGTVVGNYSNEQTQVLGQIVLANFANNEGLKSEGDNVWSATQSSGVALLGTAGSGNFGTLTNGALEASNVDLSKELVNMIVAQRNYQSNAQTIKTQDQILNTLVNLR from the coding sequence ATGGCCTTTTCTCAAGCGGTCAGCGGCCTGAATGCTGCGGCCACCAACCTGGACGTCATTGGCAACAACATCGCCAACTCCGCGACCTATGGTTTTAAATCCGGTTCTGCGTCTTTTGCAGATATGTTTGCAGGCTCTAAAGTGGGCCTGGGCGTGAAGGTGGCGGGTATCACCCAGGACTTCACCGACGGGACGACCACCAACACCGGTCGCGGTCTGGACGTCGCCATCAGCCAGAACGGTTTCTTCCGTATGGTGGATGCCAACGGTTCCGTATTCTACAGCCGCAACGGCCAGTTCAAGCTGGATGAAAACCGTAACCTGGTGAACATGCAGGGGCTTCAGTTAACCGGTTATCCGGTTGCCGGCACGCCGCCTACGGTGCAAACCGGTGCGAATCCGCAGGCGATCTCCATCCCAACGACGCTGATGGCGGCGAAGTCCACCACCACGGCCTCTCAGCAGATCAACCTGAACTCCACCGATACTGCACCAACCGTCGCCTTCGACCCGGCCAACCCTGACTCTTACAACAAGAAAGGCACCGTGACGGTGTTTGACAGCCAGGGTAATGCGCACAACATGAACCTGTTCTATGTCAAAAACGCGACGCCAGCTAACTCCTGGAAGGTGTATTCCCAGGACGGCAGCGTAGCGGGAGATGCAGCGAAACTGGCAACCACGCTGACCTTTAATGCGAGCGGCGTGCTGACGGGTGGCGATGATATCAAGATCACAACGGGCACCGTTCCGGGCGCGACGCCAGCCACGTTTGACATGAGTTTCGCCAACTCCATGCAACAGAATACCGGTGCGAACAACATCGTGGCGACGAGCCAGAACGGTTATAAGCCGGGCGATCTGGTGAGCTACCAGATCAACGATGACGGTACCGTTGTCGGTAACTATTCGAACGAACAGACCCAGGTGCTGGGCCAGATCGTGCTGGCAAACTTCGCCAACAACGAAGGCCTGAAATCCGAAGGGGACAACGTCTGGTCTGCCACGCAGTCTTCCGGTGTTGCCCTGCTGGGTACTGCGGGTTCCGGTAACTTCGGCACGCTGACCAACGGCGCGCTGGAAGCCTCTAACGTCGATCTGAGTAAAGAGCTGGTGAACATGATCGTCGCGCAACGTAACTACCAGTCCAACGCGCAGACCATCAAAACCCAGGATCAGATCCTTAACACGCTGGTTAACCTGCGTTAA
- a CDS encoding flagellar basal body rod protein FlgF, with product MDHAIYTAMGAASQTLNQQAVTASNLANASTPGFRAQLNALRAVPVEGLSLPTRTLVTASTPGADMTPGQMDYTARPLDVALQQDGWLAVQTADGGEGYTRNGNIQVSATGQLTIQGHPVVGEAGPLTVPEGSELTIAADGTISALNPGDPANTVAPVGRLKLVKAEGNEVQRGDDGMFRLTQAAQATRGATLQADPTIRVMSGVLEGSNVKPVEAMTDMIASARRFEMQMKIISSVDENAGKANQLLAMS from the coding sequence ATGGATCACGCAATATATACAGCGATGGGCGCAGCAAGCCAGACGCTCAACCAGCAGGCTGTTACCGCCAGCAACCTGGCGAACGCCTCCACGCCAGGTTTTCGTGCGCAGCTCAACGCGCTGCGTGCGGTGCCGGTAGAAGGGCTGTCATTGCCCACGCGTACGCTGGTCACCGCTTCCACCCCGGGCGCCGACATGACGCCAGGCCAGATGGATTACACCGCGCGTCCGCTGGACGTTGCCCTTCAGCAGGACGGCTGGCTGGCGGTGCAAACGGCTGACGGCGGGGAAGGGTATACCCGCAACGGTAATATCCAGGTGAGCGCCACCGGGCAGCTGACGATTCAGGGGCATCCGGTGGTGGGCGAAGCCGGTCCGTTGACGGTGCCGGAAGGGTCAGAGCTGACCATTGCGGCAGACGGGACGATTTCGGCGTTAAACCCGGGCGACCCGGCTAACACCGTTGCGCCTGTCGGTCGTCTGAAGCTGGTGAAAGCGGAAGGCAACGAAGTGCAGCGTGGCGATGACGGGATGTTCCGTCTGACCCAGGCGGCGCAGGCCACGCGTGGCGCCACGTTACAGGCCGACCCGACCATCCGCGTGATGTCCGGCGTGCTGGAAGGCAGTAACGTCAAACCGGTAGAAGCCATGACCGACATGATCGCCAGCGCCCGCCGCTTCGAAATGCAGATGAAAATTATCAGCAGCGTCGATGAAAACGCAGGCAAGGCTAACCAACTTCTGGCTATGAGTTAA
- the flgG gene encoding flagellar basal-body rod protein FlgG, with protein MISSLWIAKTGLDAQQTNMDVIANNLANVSTNGFKRQRAVFEDLLYQTIRQPGAQSSEQTTLPSGLQIGTGVRPVATERLHSQGNLSQTNNSKDVAIKGQGFFQVQLPDGTSAYTRDGSFQVDQNGQLVTAGGFQVQPAITIPANALSITIGRDGIVSVTQQGQAAPVQVGQLNLTTFMNDTGLESIGENLYTETQSSGTPNESTPGLNGAGLLYQGYVETSNVNVAEELVNMIQVQRAYEINSKAVSTTDQMLQKLTQL; from the coding sequence ATGATCAGTTCTTTATGGATCGCGAAAACCGGTCTGGACGCACAGCAAACCAATATGGATGTGATTGCCAACAACCTGGCAAACGTCAGCACCAATGGTTTCAAGCGCCAGCGTGCGGTTTTCGAAGATTTGCTTTATCAAACGATTCGTCAGCCAGGGGCGCAGTCTTCTGAGCAAACCACGCTGCCGTCCGGTCTGCAAATTGGTACCGGCGTGCGCCCGGTTGCCACCGAGCGTCTGCACAGCCAGGGCAACCTGTCCCAGACCAACAACAGTAAAGACGTTGCCATCAAAGGTCAGGGTTTCTTCCAGGTGCAGCTGCCTGACGGGACCTCCGCCTATACCCGCGATGGTTCGTTCCAGGTGGATCAGAATGGTCAGCTGGTGACAGCGGGCGGCTTCCAGGTTCAACCTGCGATCACCATCCCGGCGAACGCGCTGAGTATCACCATTGGTCGTGACGGTATCGTCAGCGTCACTCAGCAAGGTCAGGCCGCGCCGGTCCAGGTTGGACAGCTCAATCTGACGACCTTCATGAACGATACCGGGCTGGAAAGCATCGGTGAGAACCTCTACACCGAAACGCAGTCTTCCGGCACGCCAAATGAAAGTACCCCGGGCCTGAACGGGGCGGGGCTGCTGTATCAGGGGTATGTGGAAACCTCGAACGTTAACGTGGCGGAAGAGCTGGTGAATATGATCCAGGTCCAGCGCGCCTATGAAATTAACAGTAAAGCAGTGTCGACGACCGACCAGATGCTGCAAAAACTGACGCAACTCTAA
- the flgH gene encoding flagellar basal body L-ring protein FlgH codes for MQKNAAFRYPILTVLAVTLSGCAWIPSKPLVQGATTAQPVPGPAPVVNGSIFQTAQPINYGYQPLFEDRRPRNVGDTLTIVLQENVSASKSSSANASRDGKTNFGFDTVPRYLQGLFGNARADVEASGGNTFNGKGGANASNTFSGTLTVTVDQVLVNGNLHVVGEKQIAINQGTEFIRFSGVVNPRTISGTNTVPSTQVADARIEYVGNGYINEAQNMGWLQRFFLNLSPM; via the coding sequence ATGCAAAAAAACGCGGCGTTTCGTTATCCGATCCTGACTGTTCTGGCCGTCACCCTCAGCGGGTGTGCCTGGATCCCGTCTAAACCATTGGTACAGGGTGCGACTACCGCCCAACCCGTTCCCGGCCCCGCGCCGGTGGTGAACGGCTCTATTTTCCAGACCGCGCAGCCGATTAACTACGGTTATCAGCCGCTGTTTGAAGACCGTCGTCCGCGTAACGTTGGCGATACGCTGACCATTGTGTTGCAGGAAAACGTCAGCGCGAGCAAGAGCTCGTCGGCGAACGCCAGCCGCGACGGCAAAACCAATTTTGGTTTCGACACCGTACCGCGCTATCTGCAAGGGCTGTTCGGCAACGCCCGTGCGGATGTGGAAGCCTCCGGCGGCAACACCTTTAACGGTAAAGGTGGCGCGAACGCCAGCAATACCTTCAGCGGAACGCTGACGGTAACGGTTGACCAGGTTCTGGTGAACGGCAACCTACACGTGGTGGGCGAAAAACAGATCGCCATTAACCAGGGTACGGAATTCATTCGTTTCTCCGGTGTGGTTAACCCTCGCACTATCAGCGGCACCAACACCGTACCGTCCACCCAGGTGGCGGATGCGCGCATTGAGTACGTCGGCAACGGCTACATCAACGAAGCGCAAAATATGGGCTGGCTGCAACGCTTCTTCCTTAACCTATCGCCGATGTAA
- a CDS encoding flagellar basal body P-ring protein FlgI encodes MYKFLFAVALSLVATVAQADRIRDLTSVQGVRENSLIGYGLVVGLDGTGDQTTQTPFTTQSLNNMLSQLGITVPAGTNMQLKNVAAVMVTASYPAFARQGQTIDVVVSSMGNAKSLRGGTLLMTPLKGVDSQVYALAQGNILVGGAGASAGGSSVQVNQLNGGRITNGAIIERELPTQFGTGNTINLQLNNEDFTMAQQIADTINRSRGYGSATALDARTVQIRTSTGSSNQVRMLADIQNMEVNVPVQDAKVIINSRTGSVVMNREVTLDSCAVAQGNLSVTVNRSANVSQPDTPFGGGQTVVTPQTQIDLRQSGGSLQSVRSSANLNSVVRALNALGATPMDLMSILQSMQSAGCLRAKLEII; translated from the coding sequence ATGTATAAATTTCTCTTCGCCGTGGCGCTGTCGCTGGTCGCTACCGTTGCGCAGGCCGATCGCATACGCGATCTCACCAGCGTGCAGGGCGTGCGCGAAAACTCCCTGATTGGCTATGGCCTGGTGGTGGGGCTGGATGGGACGGGTGACCAGACGACCCAGACGCCGTTCACCACCCAGAGCCTGAACAACATGCTCTCGCAGCTCGGTATTACCGTACCGGCCGGGACCAACATGCAGCTGAAAAACGTGGCGGCCGTGATGGTGACCGCGTCTTATCCGGCCTTTGCGCGTCAGGGGCAAACCATCGACGTGGTTGTCTCGTCGATGGGTAATGCCAAAAGCCTGCGTGGCGGTACGTTGCTGATGACGCCGCTGAAAGGCGTTGACAGCCAGGTGTATGCTCTGGCGCAGGGCAACATTCTGGTTGGCGGAGCAGGCGCGTCGGCGGGCGGCAGCAGCGTGCAGGTGAACCAGCTGAACGGGGGACGTATTACCAACGGCGCGATCATCGAACGTGAGCTGCCGACCCAGTTCGGCACCGGCAACACCATTAACCTGCAACTGAATAACGAAGACTTTACGATGGCGCAGCAGATCGCTGACACCATCAACCGCAGCCGGGGCTACGGCAGCGCCACCGCGCTGGATGCCCGCACCGTGCAGATCCGCACGTCAACCGGCAGCAGCAACCAGGTGCGGATGCTGGCCGATATCCAGAATATGGAAGTGAACGTGCCGGTTCAGGATGCGAAAGTCATTATCAACTCCCGTACCGGCTCGGTGGTGATGAACCGCGAAGTGACGCTGGACAGCTGCGCCGTGGCGCAGGGCAATCTCTCCGTCACGGTTAACCGCTCGGCCAACGTCAGCCAGCCGGATACCCCGTTTGGTGGCGGTCAGACGGTAGTGACCCCGCAAACGCAGATTGATTTACGACAGAGCGGCGGTTCGTTGCAGAGCGTGCGCTCCAGCGCCAACCTGAACAGCGTGGTGCGTGCCTTGAATGCGCTGGGTGCAACGCCAATGGATCTGATGTCCATTCTGCAATCCATGCAAAGTGCAGGCTGCCTGCGCGCTAAACTGGAAATCATCTAA
- the flgJ gene encoding flagellar assembly peptidoglycan hydrolase FlgJ, giving the protein MLTDSKLLTSAAWDAQSLNELKTKAGKDPAANIRPVARQVEGMFVQMMLKSMRETLPKDGMFSSDSTRLYTSMYDQQIAQQMTAGKGLGLADMIVKQTAAAQGLPPEEAPPQVPLKFDLEKVTSYQNQALTQMVRKAMPKPAETRDEPLSGDSKDFLAQLSLPARLASEESGVPHHLILAQAALESGWGQRQIRRENGEPSFNIFGVKATSSWKGPTTEITTTEYENGAAVKVKAKFRVYSSYLEALSDYVGLLSRNPRYTAVTQAATPEQGAQALQNAGYATDPNYARKLTSMIQQLKSMSEKVSKAYSTDLENLF; this is encoded by the coding sequence ATGCTGACCGATAGCAAACTGTTGACCAGTGCCGCCTGGGATGCCCAGTCGCTCAACGAGCTGAAAACCAAAGCGGGCAAGGATCCGGCGGCGAATATCCGCCCGGTTGCCCGTCAGGTGGAAGGCATGTTCGTGCAGATGATGTTGAAAAGCATGCGTGAAACTCTGCCGAAAGACGGCATGTTCAGCAGTGATTCCACGCGGCTTTACACCAGCATGTACGATCAGCAGATTGCCCAGCAAATGACCGCCGGAAAGGGGCTCGGCCTGGCGGACATGATCGTGAAGCAGACCGCAGCCGCTCAGGGACTCCCGCCTGAAGAGGCCCCGCCGCAGGTGCCGCTGAAGTTTGATCTGGAAAAGGTGACCAGTTATCAAAATCAGGCGCTAACGCAGATGGTGCGTAAGGCGATGCCGAAGCCGGCAGAAACGCGTGACGAGCCGCTCTCCGGCGACAGCAAAGACTTCCTGGCGCAGCTCTCCCTGCCGGCGCGTCTTGCCAGTGAAGAGAGCGGCGTGCCGCACCATCTGATTCTGGCGCAGGCGGCGCTGGAGTCGGGCTGGGGGCAACGTCAGATCCGCAGGGAGAACGGCGAGCCGAGCTTCAACATCTTTGGCGTGAAGGCCACCTCCAGCTGGAAAGGGCCGACCACGGAAATCACCACCACCGAATATGAAAACGGTGCGGCAGTGAAGGTGAAAGCCAAATTCCGCGTCTACAGCTCGTATCTGGAAGCGTTGTCGGATTATGTCGGGCTGCTGAGCCGGAACCCGCGCTACACTGCGGTGACCCAGGCCGCCACGCCAGAGCAGGGCGCTCAGGCATTACAGAATGCCGGCTACGCGACCGATCCAAACTATGCACGCAAGCTGACCAGCATGATCCAGCAGCTGAAATCCATGTCTGAGAAGGTCAGTAAAGCGTATAGCACAGATCTCGAAAATCTGTTCTGA
- the flgK gene encoding flagellar hook-associated protein FlgK, with translation MSSLINSAMSGLSAAQSALNTVSNNISSYNVAGYTRQTTILGASNSTLTGGGWVGNGVYVSGVQREYDAFITNQLRAAQNQSSGLTTRYQQMSKIDDVLSDTTNSLSANLQDFFKSLQTLVSNAEDPAARQTVLGKADGLVNQFKTNDQYLRDQDAQVNTAISTSVDQINNYAKQIANLNDQISRLTGVGAGASPNELLDQRDQLVSELNKIVGVDVTVQDSGTYNISIANGYTLVQGSNASQLAAVKSSADPARTTIAYVDAAAGNVEISEKQITTGSLGGLLTFRSQDLDQARNTLNQMALAFADAMNTQHQAGFDANGDKGGKLFDFGSPAVLSNGKNTGSASVTATMTDSTKVQATNYKVEYNGTDWTITRLSDNTSFTAKPDASGNLSFDGLNVKISGSANNKDSFIVKPVNDVIVNMDVAISDESKLAMASAQGSGESDNTNGQKLLDLQSAKLVGGNKTFNDAYAALVSTVGSTTASLKTSSETKVNVVTQLTKQQQSISGVNLDEEYGNLQRYQQYYLANAQVLQTASTLFDALINIR, from the coding sequence ATGTCCAGTTTGATTAACAGCGCCATGAGTGGCCTCAGTGCTGCGCAGTCGGCACTCAATACCGTCAGTAATAATATTTCAAGCTACAACGTGGCAGGTTATACCCGCCAGACCACCATTCTGGGGGCATCAAACAGCACCCTGACCGGTGGTGGCTGGGTGGGTAACGGGGTCTATGTCTCCGGCGTTCAGCGTGAATATGATGCGTTTATCACCAACCAGCTGCGTGCGGCGCAGAACCAGAGCAGTGGGCTGACCACGCGCTACCAGCAGATGTCAAAAATTGACGACGTGCTGTCGGATACCACGAACTCGCTTTCTGCCAACCTCCAGGATTTCTTTAAAAGCCTGCAAACGCTGGTGAGTAACGCAGAAGATCCGGCTGCACGCCAGACGGTGCTCGGTAAGGCGGATGGTCTGGTAAACCAGTTTAAAACCAACGATCAATATCTCCGCGATCAGGATGCGCAGGTCAATACGGCGATTTCTACCAGCGTCGATCAGATCAATAACTATGCGAAGCAGATTGCTAACCTTAACGATCAGATCTCCCGGCTGACTGGCGTAGGGGCGGGCGCATCCCCGAACGAACTGCTCGATCAGCGCGATCAGCTGGTGAGTGAACTGAACAAGATTGTCGGTGTGGACGTTACCGTACAGGACAGCGGCACGTATAACATCTCTATCGCCAACGGTTACACCCTGGTACAGGGCAGCAACGCAAGTCAGCTGGCGGCGGTGAAATCCAGTGCGGACCCAGCGCGTACAACGATTGCGTATGTGGATGCCGCAGCAGGCAACGTGGAGATCTCTGAAAAACAGATCACCACGGGGTCGCTTGGAGGGCTGTTAACGTTCCGTTCTCAGGATCTGGATCAGGCGCGAAACACCCTCAACCAGATGGCGCTGGCGTTTGCGGATGCCATGAATACCCAGCACCAGGCGGGCTTTGACGCCAACGGAGATAAAGGCGGCAAGCTGTTTGATTTTGGCTCCCCGGCAGTGCTGAGTAACGGCAAAAACACCGGAAGCGCGTCCGTTACGGCAACGATGACGGACAGTACCAAGGTCCAGGCGACAAATTACAAAGTTGAGTATAACGGTACTGACTGGACAATCACGCGTCTGTCGGACAACACCAGCTTCACGGCCAAGCCTGACGCCAGCGGTAATCTTTCGTTTGATGGTCTTAACGTTAAGATTAGCGGCTCAGCCAATAATAAAGACAGTTTCATCGTCAAACCGGTGAATGACGTCATTGTGAATATGGACGTTGCGATCAGCGACGAATCCAAACTGGCGATGGCCTCCGCGCAAGGAAGCGGCGAAAGTGACAATACCAATGGCCAGAAGCTGCTGGATTTGCAGAGCGCTAAGCTGGTGGGGGGGAACAAAACCTTTAACGATGCTTATGCCGCGCTGGTCAGTACGGTGGGCAGCACCACGGCGTCGCTGAAAACCAGCAGCGAAACCAAAGTTAACGTGGTGACGCAGCTGACCAAACAACAGCAGTCAATCTCCGGGGTTAACCTGGATGAAGAGTATGGCAACCTGCAACGCTATCAGCAGTACTATCTGGCGAATGCGCAGGTGCTGCAAACGGCGAGCACGCTGTTTGATGCATTGATCAATATCCGCTAA
- the flgL gene encoding flagellar hook-associated protein FlgL, whose amino-acid sequence MRISTQMMYEQSMRGVTNSQSLWLSYGEQMSTGKRINRPSDDPIAASQAVVLSQAQTQNSQYALARSFATTKVSLEENVLSQVTTAIQAAQEKIVNAGNGTLSDDDRASLATNLQGIRDQLMNLANSTDGNGRYIFSGYKTEAAAFDQTTGDYKGGGTPISQQVDSARTMQISHTGTEVFDSFTSNAKPEPDGSKPETNLFKILDSAIEALNTPIGEDETKAEAFTAAIDKANRGLSNSLNNVLTVRADLGIKLDELGKLDALGEDRALGQTQQMSNLVDVDWNSVISSYTMQQAALQASYKAFSDMQGMSLFQMNR is encoded by the coding sequence ATGCGTATTAGTACTCAAATGATGTATGAGCAAAGCATGCGCGGCGTGACGAACTCCCAAAGTCTCTGGCTCAGCTACGGCGAGCAGATGTCTACGGGGAAGCGCATCAATCGTCCATCTGACGATCCGATTGCCGCTTCGCAGGCCGTTGTGCTCTCTCAGGCACAAACGCAAAACAGCCAGTATGCGCTGGCGCGCTCCTTCGCTACGACGAAAGTCTCGCTGGAAGAGAACGTGTTATCGCAAGTGACAACCGCTATCCAGGCTGCTCAGGAAAAGATTGTCAATGCGGGCAACGGTACGTTAAGTGACGATGACCGCGCTTCGCTGGCCACGAACCTGCAAGGTATTCGCGATCAGCTCATGAACCTGGCTAACAGCACGGACGGTAACGGCCGCTATATTTTTTCCGGTTACAAGACCGAAGCGGCGGCTTTCGACCAGACTACGGGTGATTATAAGGGCGGCGGAACGCCAATCAGCCAGCAGGTTGACTCCGCGCGCACGATGCAAATCAGCCATACGGGCACTGAAGTTTTCGATAGCTTCACCAGCAATGCGAAGCCAGAGCCAGATGGTAGTAAACCGGAAACGAATTTGTTCAAGATCCTCGACTCCGCAATTGAAGCGCTGAATACGCCGATTGGGGAGGATGAAACGAAAGCCGAGGCGTTTACGGCGGCTATTGATAAAGCCAACCGTGGCCTGAGCAACTCCCTCAACAACGTGCTGACCGTGCGCGCCGACCTCGGCATCAAGCTGGATGAGCTGGGCAAGCTGGACGCTCTGGGTGAAGACCGCGCGCTGGGTCAGACCCAGCAGATGAGTAACCTGGTTGACGTGGACTGGAACTCGGTGATTTCGTCCTACACCATGCAGCAGGCGGCGTTGCAGGCCTCGTATAAAGCCTTTAGCGATATGCAGGGTATGTCTTTGTTCCAGATGAACAGATAA
- a CDS encoding MFS transporter, whose protein sequence is MNTTTTRAVSRWVILMLALGAGFSVASIYYAQPLLPLMGSDLNLSIEGMGMVPTLTQAGYALGILFLLPLGDRHDRRTLILIKSAALALFLLGCSLTGQLHSLLLTSLLIGMAATMAQDIVPAAAILAPEGKQGKTVGTVMTGLLLGILLSRTVSGVVGEAFGWRVMYQLAAASIAFVGVVMWAVLPRFAVHSTLSYPALMRSMEHLWRRYPALRRAALAQGFLSIAFSAFWSTLAVMLLERYHLGSAVAGGFGIAGAAGALAAPLAGGLADKLGAGKVTQLGAALVTLSFALMFLMPALGIHGQLILIALSAVGFDLGLQSSLVAHQNLVYSLEPQARGRLNALLFTVIFIGMALGSALGSNIYTLAGWSGVVALATLCGAIALAIRVIESARVLSAQAESV, encoded by the coding sequence ATGAACACAACTACCACCCGGGCCGTAAGCCGCTGGGTAATCTTAATGCTGGCGCTCGGTGCGGGCTTTAGCGTGGCATCCATCTATTATGCCCAGCCTCTGCTGCCGCTGATGGGCTCAGACCTGAACCTGAGTATCGAAGGCATGGGCATGGTCCCGACGCTTACCCAGGCGGGTTATGCCTTAGGTATCCTGTTTCTGCTGCCGCTCGGCGATCGTCATGATCGCAGAACGCTGATCCTGATAAAAAGTGCGGCTCTGGCGCTGTTCCTGCTGGGTTGTAGCCTGACCGGACAACTGCACTCCCTGCTGCTCACCAGCCTGCTGATTGGCATGGCCGCCACCATGGCGCAGGATATTGTCCCGGCCGCAGCGATCCTCGCGCCGGAAGGCAAACAGGGAAAAACGGTCGGCACGGTGATGACCGGCCTGCTGCTGGGGATTTTGCTCTCCAGAACCGTGAGCGGCGTGGTGGGTGAAGCCTTTGGCTGGCGGGTGATGTATCAGCTGGCCGCCGCAAGTATTGCCTTTGTCGGCGTGGTCATGTGGGCCGTGCTTCCCCGCTTCGCCGTTCACTCCACGCTGAGCTACCCGGCGCTGATGCGCTCCATGGAACACCTCTGGCGCCGCTACCCGGCGCTGCGTCGGGCCGCGCTGGCCCAGGGTTTTCTGTCGATTGCCTTTAGCGCATTCTGGTCAACGCTGGCGGTCATGCTGCTGGAACGGTATCACCTTGGCAGCGCCGTGGCTGGTGGATTTGGTATTGCCGGAGCCGCTGGCGCGCTGGCCGCACCGCTGGCAGGTGGTCTGGCAGATAAGCTGGGCGCCGGTAAAGTCACCCAACTGGGTGCCGCGCTGGTGACCCTCTCGTTTGCCCTGATGTTCCTGATGCCGGCACTGGGTATACACGGTCAGTTGATCCTGATTGCCCTCTCCGCTGTCGGTTTCGATCTCGGCTTGCAGTCCAGCCTCGTGGCCCACCAGAATCTGGTCTACAGCCTTGAGCCGCAGGCCCGCGGACGCCTGAACGCCCTGCTGTTTACCGTCATTTTCATCGGAATGGCGCTGGGTTCGGCATTAGGCAGCAATATCTACACGCTGGCAGGCTGGTCTGGCGTGGTGGCTCTGGCAACCCTGTGTGGTGCCATTGCGCTGGCTATCAGAGTGATTGAAAGCGCCCGGGTGCTGTCCGCACAGGCAGAAAGTGTGTAA